A part of Amblyraja radiata isolate CabotCenter1 chromosome 35, sAmbRad1.1.pri, whole genome shotgun sequence genomic DNA contains:
- the lyl1 gene encoding protein lyl-1 translates to MEKVQRCSPHISGDGRSPVKTEPGLVSETPTNEGAGADIRTPAQLSPQGDAAQQEDGSMETGLSLLEGLALAVPVISLGHCKLHPLSGAHPVNGGPRTTQLTALHPMPSLVPGSEGRMVQLSTHPVASMVGSPYGPHPIINSTYIGATSTFSMFPNSRIKRRSSHHYEVEMRTGPPQKVVRRMFTNSRERWRQQNVNGAFSDLRGLIPTHPPDKKLSKNEILRLAMKYIDFLVQLLDDQSGEREREPVDGAWPRTGWWGAGETAVGHSPRSTSPGPLASPVKLGLADMAAMAVRRQLSTIANGNGTPPPTAASPYGNVCSPNTEGEEEEEQEHLIKTEPEAEQPSLVSAVAQR, encoded by the exons ATGGAGAAAGTCCAGAGGTGTTCTCCACACATCTCCGGGGATGGCCGCAGCCCTGTGAAGACGGAGCCGGGACTGGTCAGCGAGACCCCCACTAACGAGGGAGCTGGGGCAGACATCAGGACCCCAGCGCAGCTCTCTCCCCAAGGAGATGCCGCCCAGCAGGAGGATGGGTCCATGGAGACGGGGCTGAGCTTGTTGGAGGGGCTGGCGTTGGCTGTGCCGGTCATCAGCTTGGGTCACTgcaagctgcacccgctgagcggtGCCCACCCGGTGAATGGCGGGCCGCGGACCACCCAGCTGACCGCCCTGCACCCCATGCCCTCCCTGGTGCCCGGCTCGGAGGGCAGGATGGTGCAGCTTTCCACCCACCCTGTGGCATCGATGGTCGGctcgccctacggcccccaccccATCATCAACAG TACCTACATTGGAGCAACAAGCACCTTCAGCATGTTTCCAAACAGCAGGATCAAAAGGAGATCATCACATCATTACGAAGTGGAGATGCGTACAG GCCCGCCCCAGAAGGTGGTCCGTCGCATGTTCACCAACAGCCGCGAGCGGTGGAGGCAGCAAAACGTGAACGGTGCATTCTCCGACCTCCGTGGGCtgatccccacccaccccccggaCAAGAAGCTGAGCAAGAACGAGATCCTGCGGCTGGCCATGAAGTACATCGACTTCCTGGTGCAGCTCCTGGATGACCAGAGCGGCGAGCGGGAGCGTGAGCCCGTGGACGGAGCGTGGCCCAGGACCGGGTGGTGGGGGGCCGGTGAAACGGCGGTGGGGCATTCACCGCGGTCCACCTCGCCCGGCCCCCTGGCCTCACCGGTGAAGCTGGGGCTGGCGGACATGGCGGCCATGGCCGTACGGAGGCAGCTCTCCACCATCGCCAACGGCAACGGCACCCCGCCGCCTACTGCCGCCAGTCCCTACGGTAACGTCTGCAGCCCCAACactgagggggaggaggaggaagaacagGAACACTTGATAAAGACAGAACCAGAGGCGGAACAACCCAGCCTGGTCTCGGCCGTGGCCCAGAGATGA